GGCTCAGAGATTTCCCTTCTACGACTCGGTGTTCGATCTGGTGCACGCGATCAACGCGTTGGACGAGGGCGGCGCCCCGTCGCTGGGGCAGGCGAGCCGCACCGAGGCGCTCGAGTTCTTCATGTTCGACATCGATCGGGTTCTCAGGGCCGGCGGCGTGTTCTGGCTCGACAACGACCTCTGCACCGACGACGACAGAAAGCGCACGGTCACAAGACTACTAGAGAGACTTGGGTACAAGAAACTGAAATGGGTGGTGGGCGAGAAGGCCGACGCGAGCTCATCGGGGAAGACGCAGATACGTCTCTCGGCCGTGCTGCAGAAGCCAGCGAGAAGTCGAACTGCGTCGCATTCGCCGGAGAACAGTTGATGGGTCGATTCTTTAGATTCATGCCGACCCAATTCGTCGGCCCGTGATTGCATCCAACAGGTTTGGTCGTTTGCTGTATTCAAAATAAGAGAAACATGGGGCTAATTATGAGTGTAAAGTCACTAATTAGGTTCACTAGGAATGTGATGCAAAGAAAGAAGTAACTATTCTATGCTTACAGGAGCAAATCTGCACTGCATTGTCTTCAATTCAGCTTGTGTATCAATCATTAGTTAATCATTGATTAACCATTTTGCTGGATTTGGAAGACTGTAGCTCAACTTCATATGCTGTAGACATGTCAAAGGGCAGATAGCTGTAGGAGTTGGTAACatccagaaacaccaattttgaAGCAAACATGGGAATAAATAAACGAATGGAATCCTTAAGTTACATGAACATTCTTACTTGGCAGCATTGTTCCATTTAGTgacttccttttcttttcttcggTAAGAAATAACAGTAGGGAACCACTGCTTACGCTAAAACCCACACCAATTAAACCCATTCAATAAGCATAACCTTTTCTCACTTGAACGAAAAAGAGCAAATAATATACAAGATGGATGGGAGAGAAAAAAATACAAATAGTTCATTGGGAAACATTAGATGTCTTTGCTTCATTCTCCGAGTTGCATGGTTATCACGAGCAATGTCTCGAGAGGTGCCTTTCCTTCTACTTGATGGTACATGCAAAACCATCCATCAGCTGCATGCCTTCCTGGCTCATCTGCTGCACTTCATAAGGTGATAGAATTCTGATGCATTTGACACAGTTTATGAACTCCCTACGGGTGCAGAGAAGCAATCAACTGCTAGCAATTAGAGAGACATGATATTGCTTGAACTATATCATTCCTTGAGTGGATATTTTATGAGCAAGACATGGAGTAATGAAAGACTTGACGGTCAACCGATTAAAACACCAATGAGATTATCATTTTCAGATTGGCTTTGGCACCGTATAAAACGATGCTTGAAATGTACTTCTCGGCAATGATACCAAGATACTCAAATTGTGGTATAAAATGGCTGTCCTAATAACACTATCAATAACTATGTTCAGAGAGAGCGACAGACAGAGAGGAAGTAGAAAATTATAATGGCAATGGACTAAAGATGTGCAAGGAACCATTATGACTATGTACCCTAAAGATGCCACTATAATTTTCTCCACTTCCAGTATTTTCCTCCTTTCTTGGTGCATAGACAACAACAAGGATTCTTGGGGCCATCCAAGCAAATGCAGACGCCACTAGCCATGCATCTCTGGCACAACAAGGCTGCACTTACCATAGTTCAGCGCCCTGGAGAGGACCTTTATCCCATCAGAGGACAACCAAGATGGTTTAGGACGCTATCGACCATGACATGGCAGGAAATTTCCTTTCTGTTTTTGCTGAAATCATGCAATCAACCATGACTCCCCAGCTTCATAGCTCGGGGAGGAAGACTAGTTCATTCTGGCAGCTTCACCATACAAGAAGCATGACTTGGTGCAACAAACGCAACCAAATTGAATAGTCGAACTTGCATTGGTGATTCAGTCATCAGCACAATATTCTTGAATTGGCATGCGATGCTTATATAAACAAGGGTCCTTAAGGAACAGAATTTGACATGGCTCGTCAGTGCACACCCTTATTTTTACTCTTAAAATGGAAAGGAATCCAAAGACAAAAAATAACTGTGTAAGTAAATCAATAAGCCAATGTGGGTAGGGTAGCTCAGTCAAATTTGTCTGGGAAGAAAGATAAGTTGATCTAGAAAGCTAACCACTAGGTTGAGTGACCGAGTAAACATTTGAAACCAAAAGCTCTATGATTCACATGATGGTACTCTCAAGTTTCCATAATTGTGGGTTTGCACCACAAGACTAAATTTGGATGGAAAAAAGAATATAGCGAAAACCAAATCACCATTATATACAAATTACAAAGAtctgaagaaaaataataatattaaaacatATTTCAGAAAAGAAGAATCTTATTGGGCCTATTGGGTTATTAATGAATCAAAGCAATTGCATggaaaaaaggaaaggaaagtcAACACTTACTCCCAAGGATCATCCCCAACCAGAAGAACATCATTTTCGTAATCTATATAAACAAGCTTCCATTCTAAACCACGTGGATCATCCAGTTGTCCCTCTAATCCAAACATGCAGGCAACTGCAGATCTCAATTCATAATAATTACTAAAGCGTGTTACATCAATTGATCTTCCAACAGATCCTACTTTTTGAACCTGTTCAACAAAGATGTCATCACTTTATtagtaaaaaagataattttttttgtttattcttgAAGTATTTCCAATATTCGAAACTAGTACTCCACCTTAGTGTATGTTCTTAAAGGTTGTTGACATGCTTGCTTCCGGGAACCTCGGTATAAGCTGCAATCATTCGTAGCGATGATGGCAGATGATGTACCTGCAGAGCTGTCAGGGACGTCTTGTAGCGAGAATACTGAGTCTGTCATTCTTGTTGAAGTAATGTGAAACCTGGAAGATCCTATTGGACTGAGGCCGTCCATGGCTGCACCTGGAACATGGCACATATCCATGCTTTCAATGCTAGGGTCAAAATGGAGATTGCCAATTGTCTTACCCTGGTTGTTACTCTCCTCGAACAAGTCCATTATCCCATATGAGTTAGAGACACCCTGCAACACAGTGCAGTCTCCTTGAACATCTAAGTCGTGAACCTCAGATGAAAGGATGCCTTGGACAAGCAGCTCATCACCTAGGGAGTTTAATTGTGTGCCAAAATATTCTTGAATATCTGTTGTGATGCACTGGGGTGTTCCATAATCCGAAATGCAAGAGAGCTGAAATGTCTCTGTGGGCTCAAAATTGTTGGAATTTGCCATCGAAGATAAATCTGCAGAGGAAGTTGCAGCATTTTCAGCTGTAGAGAAATGTTGTTTCTGCTGCATTGCTGCTGTGGTGACTACTTCCCGCTGAGTAGAACTTCCCATTGTATGCAGTGCTGGCATAATTACTGAGAAACTTCTTGAGAGTTCACAGCTTCTAACATTCTGCAAAATACCGGCATATATGGACTGGTGATGTCCAAGCAGGCCATCACAATCAGGATTATAAGGCTTGTTAAGAAGCCTCGAAAAATTTTCTGACCCAAAACCAGCGAGGAAGTGCTGTGTGTCGACATTTCCATCTTCAGTTGGATTTGTAAATGGGTTCAAATTTACAAACTGATTGTTTATTGCAGGACCTGCAACACATAAGCAAAATAATCAGGATGTTACAAACCGAACAGTATGACATTATGAAAAGAATCACATATTTGACCCATCAAAGCATTAACTTGCACATGTACCCTCGGGAACAATATTTATTTGCAGCTGTCCCCTTGAGGTCATAGTCTACTGACTGCTGTAATCCCAATATAAGTTTAGGCTACTGTCAAACCAATCCTCAGAGCACATACATACCTTTTATTTTGTTGACTTTATCATTAGCTACACAATCTAACTGTGGTTGGTTAATGAAATTTTAGTGGAGTGCATTTTGCATGATAACAACCACATTTTGACATTGTCAGATTCTTTGCTAACCAGAAATGTCACTGGTGCAAATAAATTACACTTCATGATGCAATGATTGTTGAAACGGTACTATAGCGAACGCAGGAAAATTAGGAACATAACTAATCGGAAACATTTCCACGGCACACATCAAACTAGTATCTTCTATTCCAGTAAATCTTAGGGCTAAAGGCTTCCTGGTCCTTTCTAGCTAGGTGTCCGCAGAAAAAGGAAAAGTTATATTGTGCtatattttgaaataaaatatttgacAAAAATTTTAGTGCATtattaaacaaaataaaattcCTAGGAACCAAAATATGGGCTGGATAGATCACATTATATATCTCAAGGCGAAAAAGTGTTTGCAATGAGAATAGAATTTCACAAACAAGTTCTACATCAATCTTTGGTTCCCACCTGTGCTACGATTAGAAAATCACATAGAAATCAACGTGATAGCAATTTTCTTTGTCACTGAAGGTTACAAACAAGAAAAGCCACAAAGAGTTCTCTTCCAAGCAATATGAAAACACTCACCTACATATCCAGGAAGACATTGTCTTTTTAAACTTGAAGTTACATTAGGAAATGCAAAAATACTTTCTGGGGTTTCAATTTCCCATAAGCTGACCCTATCAGGTCTTTCTCCATAACCATGTTCATACCATTCCACCTGGAAACACAAAATTAGTGCAAAAGGAGAAGTCAATCAATTTCAATCATCAACATTGATCTTTTTTTGTAAATGCATGAGCAAAATCTGACTCACTTGCAGGTTTCGCCACCTTGAATTAGGCCATCTGACAGGATCATAATCACTGATACCTACAATTGTGCCCATGTATCTACAAGAACAAGCAACACATTTCAGGATGTTAATTCCTATTAAAAAAAAGGTCCATAAATGGTACATAATGAGTTTACTGAATTTGTAGAACTTAAGCaccaaagaaaataattattgtcGAGCACATTTAGGCAGCATGATGAAAACTCGTGTTTATACATACCCATACTTCTAAGCATATAGACATATCACTTGAAATTTTCCCCATGGTCATCGAGGCAAAGCAGTAGGAAAATAGCTAAGCATATCATTACCTATAAGCTTGTTCAGAAAACTATAATTTCCTAATTAAACGAATGTATCAACTTTCCACtaaagaaaattatttaagatttcTTCCAAACTTAATCTATAAACTTTCCACCAAACGAAGGGCATCGTCTATAATGGTAAATTAGGTTCTGTTGGGTGGAGAAGTGGCAGCTTTGAAAAGAAGGCATATGCCTCAAAAAGAAGACAGCCTGAGAATGGCCATGTGCTAAAACCAAAGaagctatatttatttatatcttgTGCTTCTGCATATTAAGCAAAATTAACTAACGCAATTTGGAAGCAATAATAAAGATAGCATATACAGTTAATTGGATTTCTTGTCCTGGAGAGAATTCTTATGAGTCAAATCAATGGACATATTGCATCATAATAAACTACGTATAGCACTGCAATAGTGATTGACAAATAATGAGCACCTAAGGGCAGTGGAAATAGAAGTTCGATTTTGGTCTACTTAGGTGTGAGTAAAAATATATCACTGGCAGTCTGAACCAATAGGTCAAACTAAGCCTTTTCTGAAGATTTAGAAATtcctaattttcatcataacaaaTTCAGTGGCAAAAGAATAAAAGAGATTCATCAGAGAAAACAATGAACCATGGGATTCATTACAGAAATCATCAAGGCCTAAAATAACAGTCTGGTGCTACTACCAATCAGCAGCCGGACCAGTATGGTTCCGATATGTATCGACATACTGATGCTTGGCATGTGTTTGTCTGACATGGACCAGAGAGAAGTAGGGAGATAAAGAGGGCAGGGAGAAAACGAGGtgaagaggagggaggaagaaAGGTTTGGTTGAAGAGGAAGAGGCTTACCAGAGGTCAAGCAGGAGGCAGCAACCCTTACAAGGTGGAGCAGGTAATGACAATGGGGCAAGATGGAGGAGGCAATGGTGGTGATGCAATGGCAAAAAGGAAGTGGCAAAGGAAGGGAACAGAGAGAGAACATGAAAGAAAGAACATATATGAGGAGGCaaagaaatgaagaaaaaaaaagaagaaaaaaatatatcttgAAATTGAACGTAGGTGATCATGGAGTAGGTCTATCACTCAGTACACCCTGTTTTAACTTTAAAATCTGGTTGGTATGCTTGGTATGGTAATTATACCAGGTAGAATGAAACAATACTAAACAATAATATTGGTTCATGATTGAATCAATAAATACTATGCACAGTTTGGTACACCCGCTACAATGGTATGAACTAGAAATGGTTGGTTCCATACCAGTTTATAATTGGACGGGTAATAACTGACCTGTACCAACCATTATGTCTGATTTTaaataacttgaaattattaCATACATGACTATTACGGTTGATACTCGAAATCACAAACTAATGAATATTTATGCTTTGATCCCATAGAACAATTGCTATACTTGAACTGACAACAACAACTACCATATCAACAGCAAGACACCAAAGTGATGATAGGAAAACAACCTGCGTTTACTTGACTCCTCAGTTTCAAACATCATGCCAAATCTCATCCCAATTGATACCTGGGTATATGCAGCTTTATGATACTTGGTCATAGGAATTATAAACTCAGAAGGACATGCTCTGAGGAAAAAACAAAGAAATATTAATAAACAAGAATCAAGAACAAAAATAGCTCAAAGTTTTAAAACATGGTGATCAAACAAGAGCAAAACAATGTACCTAGGATTATAGAGCACAGTGAATGGGCTCTTACTTGCCGCAGCATGAGCTGCTGCAGCAAGGACACCAATATGCATACTGTCAGCGGAAAGTACAGATGATGTTAGGGCTGTTAGTTTACGGTTGGCACATCTAACACCCAAGAGTAGCTGCGAGTTCTCATCCCTGCATGCACTACACATTTCATTAGTTTCtggtgatgattttttttttccaaaagttaAAATGCTCGAACTAGCCCCACACAGCAATTCAAAGTGTGCATGTATATACATCAAGTAAAACCAAAAATCTTCAACTATTAAAATAGCAATTCCTAACATATGACCTTCTACATAAGCATAAACTTCCaatatattccaattaaatgaatTTGCTATACATTATTCATGTGTCAAGCTGCCCAAGGCTTGATTGTGCTCCGACTAGCATAATGacgataataaaaaatatctgaTGCCTACATTCTGGTTTCACATAATAACAAGCATCTAATAAAGGAAGCATGGGAATGCCTGCTTCCTTGTTCCCCGTACTTGAGCACTAATAAGAAATTCTGAAAAGAACAGAGTAAATCATTTCGGATTTTTCTTCTCACAAATTGATGACTTTTCGTAGGGGAGACATTTTTTTTCCAACCCATCCAACAGACCTGAACCAACCTAGATGAGGGACAAACAAACAGATCTGAGAACAGCTCCATTGTTTCAGATGTATGTTCCAACAAATACAACCCTCACTCTAAGACCAGATTGGCTCCACCTTCAGGCATTTGATCGAAGCAGATCATAATTGCTTGGTCACTGTTAGATTTGGTTGAATGGATCGAGGTCTCACTCAGATCAAATCTTTGTGCtttcttaattttataaaaaatgtgGACCAGTAGGTATGCTTTGCATTCTGAGTCAATAATCAGGATGAGACCAGGTTGGTGCAGATTCATTTAGAAGAGATTAGTACAAAATTGTAAGTTGACTTCATATGATATATAAAATGAAAATCCAAATCAAACCAGGTTTGTGGGAATAAATGAAACTAACAGGAGATGCCGTTGTTATAAAGTTACACAATTTTCAGTAGGTTTCCtttctggtacaacaattgttcaTAAGACTCCTCTATAATTGTTTGATGGCATGGATTAGCTTATAATGGATCTGCAAACCCTTTATTCCTTAAGTTGTGCATCAAGAATATCAGAAAGCCTTCTATAGGGTATATAACACACTGATTAGAAATGGACATTTTGGAGTTCACATGCACAAGAGACTGGGAAGTGGGAACAACTATAG
The window above is part of the Musa acuminata AAA Group cultivar baxijiao chromosome BXJ1-1, Cavendish_Baxijiao_AAA, whole genome shotgun sequence genome. Proteins encoded here:
- the LOC135672327 gene encoding auxin response factor 11-like: MMSSVQTNVRVCGLINAAALLDEMKLLGEVPSKPSARKVLNSELWHACAGPLVSLPQPGSLVYYFPQGHIELVTSSTRKIANSQIPAYTYLPSQFMCQVRNVTLHADKETDEIYALMTLQPVTSENDVFPIPDLGHTRCKHPTEFFCKILTVSDTSKHGGFSVPRRAAEKLFPHLDYSMQPPNQELIIRDLHDNLWTFRHIYRGHPKRHLLTTGWSLFVGAKKLKAGDSVLFLRDENSQLLLGVRCANRKLTALTSSVLSADSMHIGVLAAAAHAAASKSPFTVLYNPRACPSEFIIPMTKYHKAAYTQVSIGMRFGMMFETEESSKRRYMGTIVGISDYDPVRWPNSRWRNLQVEWYEHGYGERPDRVSLWEIETPESIFAFPNVTSSLKRQCLPGYVGPAINNQFVNLNPFTNPTEDGNVDTQHFLAGFGSENFSRLLNKPYNPDCDGLLGHHQSIYAGILQNVRSCELSRSFSVIMPALHTMGSSTQREVVTTAAMQQKQHFSTAENAATSSADLSSMANSNNFEPTETFQLSCISDYGTPQCITTDIQEYFGTQLNSLGDELLVQGILSSEVHDLDVQGDCTVLQGVSNSYGIMDLFEESNNQGKTIGNLHFDPSIESMDMCHVPGAAMDGLSPIGSSRFHITSTRMTDSVFSLQDVPDSSAGTSSAIIATNDCSLYRGSRKQACQQPLRTYTKVQKVGSVGRSIDVTRFSNYYELRSAVACMFGLEGQLDDPRGLEWKLVYIDYENDVLLVGDDPWEEFINCVKCIRILSPYEVQQMSQEGMQLMDGFACTIK